From the Alphaproteobacteria bacterium genome, the window TGTTCTTCCAGGAACGAGCCGGTGCCGGCCGAGCAGGCCTTGTTCATGTCGCTCTCGACGATGCGGCCGCCCTGGACGCGGATGTACTTGGCATCCTGGCCGCCGATCTCGATGACCGAAAGGTCGGCGCCATCATCGACATCGCAGCGGCTGGCAGCCGTGGCGTGGGCCACGATTTCGTTGAGCACGACGATGTTGTCGCTGTCGGGATAGACGGCTCGCAGCAGCGTCGCCACCGCTTCGCGGCCCGAGCCGGTAACGCCGATGGCACGTACGTCGGATTCGGTCTTTTCCAACAAGGCTGCCACCAGTCGCCGCGCCGCATCGACCGGGTTGCCGCGCGTGCTGTCGTAGACGTCCAGCACCACCTCGCCCGTCTCGATCGAGGTCAACACAGCCTTGGCGCCGGTCGAACCCAGATCGAGGCCAAGTATGGCGGGCTCATCAGCGGCGCCTTCGGGGATCAAGGGCTCGGCCATAATCGTCACGTTGTCACGCAGGTTGCTGGCCGGTTCCAGTACTTGAAAGCGGTTTTCGCCGGCCTGGATCAGCTCGACCGGATCGGCCGGCAAAGTCGCAGGCGGCGCGCCGCGTGCCTGCTGAGCGGCGATGGCGGCGGCGCCGGCGGCCTCGAAGCACTCTGCCAGGGGCGGGCTTTTGACGGCTTCGCCCAAGATCTCCTCGAAGGCCTGGCGCACCGAAGCGATGCACGACGGGCCGCCCATCAGATAGACCGGTCCTTCGACCTGGTTGCGGCCGAGCAGCGAGCGGGTGTTGCGCGCCACCGAGCCGAAATAGCCCTTGAAGAGCTCGCCCGTGGGCTTGCCTTGGTTGGCGAAGTGGGTCATCTCGGATTTGGCGAAGACGGTGCAGCGCGCCGTGATGGGGATGGCATCGCCGGCCAGCAAGGCCATCTGATCGGCCTCTTCGATGCCCAGGCCGAAACGTTCGGCGATCTTCTGGATGTTCTCGCCGGTGCCCGACGAGCACTTGTCGTTCTCGAGATATTGGTAAAGGTACTTGCTGCCGCCGTTGGTCGTGGCCCGGCGGCTCAGCACGCCGTAGCCCCGCGCACCGATGCTGACCAGGTTGAGCGCACCCTCGAGCTTGGGCGATAATTCCAGCGCCGCTTCCTGGCAGCTGTCCTCGGGCAATACCAGCACCGGGCTCCGTAGCTCGTCGGCATAGACGCCGGTGGCCGCCAAGGCAGCGCACGAGGCCACGTCGTTATCGCGGTACCAGGCCTGGAAAAGGCCCATGGGGTCGCCCTCATGCAGCGCGTAGCGCTTGTCCTCGAATGTCACCTTGCCGTCGCCGCCGACCGTGGCGATGACGAAACCCACCGAAGCCGTACCGAGATCGCAACCCGCTATTCTCACAGCAAATCTCCCCGCTAGCCCCCGGCTGGACCCTAACAAACTAAGTTGCGTCATGCAACTTTAGTTTATGGCAGGTCCTCGGTAGTTTCCTCGAAGCCGATGTCGTGGCTCTCCAGCTCGTCCAGGATCGGCCCGTAGAACTGCTTGGTTACCGGGACATGCAGGCCGGGGCCCTCGATCTTGCCCTCGATGACCAGGCGCACCGCCATGGCAGCCGGCAGGCCGACGGTGCGGGCCATCGAAGAATCGCCGTCGGCCTGGCCGTAGTCGATCATCGTCGCCGTGGTGCGCTGGCGCCGGCCGTCGGGGTATTCGGCATCGAAAGTATGCACTTGCACCAGGATATCGCGCTCGCCCGGCCGGAAGGGCATGGTCTCCAGCATGCGTTCGGAGAGCACGTCGAGCGCCGTCGTCGGCTGGCCGGCACCGGGGATGGCGGTAGTCTCGAACAAGCCCAGCCATGCCAGGTTGTCGAGCGCCGCCGCCTCCGGCGCCAGCCCCAACTGGGCCGCCACGCCGGTCCGAACGTCGGCGCTGGCGGAATCGCTGAGAAACGATGCCGTGTAATCGGCATAGGTGGTGCCGGCGGCATAGGTCACCGGCTTTTCGTTGAGGATGCCTAAGTCGACGATGGCCTTCAAGGTGTCGCACCAGCCCGGATAGCGTAGCGTGCCGCGATACATGGTTCGCACGCCCTCGAGCCCGTAGACCTCGATATAGTCGAGCGAATTGCGGTTGGGGAAGCCTTCCAGCTCGCCCAGGCTCTCGACGGGAAGCAAATGGAAATCGCCGAACAGCTCCGGCCCCGGGGTCTCGATGGTTTTGCCGTCTTCGAGATAGAGGGCGTCGTTGGCGGCTGCCGTCAGCACGCCGCGTGGGCTCCAGGAGAACTTGTAGCCAAACGGGTTGTCGTTGGCCTCGGGCGCCGGCAAGCCGCCGCAATAGGATCTGAAACCCGTGACCTGGCCGCCGCCATCGCGAATGCGGTCGATGGTGCGCATGGCCGCCATGTGGTCGAGGCCAGGGTCGACGCCGACCTCGTTGACGATGATCACCCCGGCGGCCCGGGCCGGGCCGTCGAGCTGGCGCATGGCCGGCGTCGAATAGCTGGTCGTCACCATGTGCTTCTGGTGCTCCACGCAAAGCGCCGCCACGGCGGTGTGCAGCCTGGGCGGCAGCAGGCTGATGGCCAGGTCGTGAGACTTGATAAGCTCGGCCATGGCCCCGCCATCGTCGGCATCGAGCGCCAGCGTCGTGCCGTCGGCGTGGCCGGCCACCATGGCGTCCGCCTTGGCCTTGGTGCGGCTGGCAACGGTCAAGCTCACGCCTTCCAGATCGAGCAGGTAGCGCACCAGCGGCCGGGCC encodes:
- a CDS encoding saccharopine dehydrogenase C-terminal domain-containing protein; its protein translation is MKRILLLGAGLVARPLVRYLLDLEGVSLTVASRTKAKADAMVAGHADGTTLALDADDGGAMAELIKSHDLAISLLPPRLHTAVAALCVEHQKHMVTTSYSTPAMRQLDGPARAAGVIIVNEVGVDPGLDHMAAMRTIDRIRDGGGQVTGFRSYCGGLPAPEANDNPFGYKFSWSPRGVLTAAANDALYLEDGKTIETPGPELFGDFHLLPVESLGELEGFPNRNSLDYIEVYGLEGVRTMYRGTLRYPGWCDTLKAIVDLGILNEKPVTYAAGTTYADYTASFLSDSASADVRTGVAAQLGLAPEAAALDNLAWLGLFETTAIPGAGQPTTALDVLSERMLETMPFRPGERDILVQVHTFDAEYPDGRRQRTTATMIDYGQADGDSSMARTVGLPAAMAVRLVIEGKIEGPGLHVPVTKQFYGPILDELESHDIGFEETTEDLP